In Coccidioides posadasii str. Silveira chromosome 4, complete sequence, one genomic interval encodes:
- a CDS encoding uncharacterized protein (EggNog:ENOG410PI8F~COG:U,Y) — protein MSLFGAQKPSPFGSGLTTGQSQQGGGLFGGSQQQQQQSTSPFGTLGVQSKPGGLFGGVGQQQSSSPFSAFGSGTQQPQQQAGGLFSGLGSSTQQQPQQQTQQTGSLFTGLGSSTQQQPQQQTGGLFGVVGSQPQQQPSQGGGGLFSAFGSTSQQPPQQAGSLFLGLGQKQPPFGSTLGGVGQPQAQSQLGQTLGQSQAPGSTIWTPGQGMTGVHRTVPMQMMIVKDKWDPIHRASPFRSYLYNYASDETAPFFQPGPIDDENKWEDALRKRPGPAYVPVLVRGFWELGKRAQRQRDFLTMIQTRLHEINNALTELLSRHDLTISVRIAACRRKHQVLSQRCLALASKTQLLRNRGYAMDEAEEELSKKLLQLERSMFDPTLNGRSEEIWARMLAIRENTKRLQMEIERTGKGAAQQEDDTLSDAQLKAAKKILDDYASQIQHLNKELAAIQKDYEDLEKSSIS, from the exons ATGTCTTTATTTGGCGCTCAGAAACCTAGTCCGTTTGGGTCTGGTTTAACAACAGGCCAATCCCAGCAGGGTGGAGGCCTTTTTGGCGGCTcacaacaacagcagcagcaaagcACCTCGCCGTTTGGAACATTGGGAGTGCAGTCAAAACCCGGCGGCCTGTTTGGTGGTGTAGGCCAGCAACAAAGCAGCAGTCCTTTTTCTGCATTTGGTTCCGGCACGCAGCAGCCCCAACAACAAGCTGGCGGTCTCTTCTCTGGGCTCGGAAGTTCAACCCAGCAACAGCCCCAGCAGCAAACGCAGCAAACTGGCAGTCTTTTTACTGGCCTAGGCAGTTCTACCCAGCAACAACCACAACAACAAACCGGTGGTCTTTTTGGCGTTGTAGGCTCCCAACCTCAACAGCAACCATCGCAGGGTGGAGGTGGCCTCTTCTCTGCCTTTGGCTCGACTTCTCAACAACCGCCACAACAGGCTGGTAGCCTATTTTTAGGTCTTGGTCAGAAGCAACCGCCCTTTGGGTCAACACTTGGTGGCGTTGGGCAACCGCAAGCACAATCTCAATTGGGTCAGACGCTAGGACAATCTCAGGCTCCTGGTTCGACCATATGGACACCCGGCCAAGGGATGACTGGTG TCCATCGAACTGTTCCGATGCAAATGATGATCGTCAAAGATAAATGGGACCCAATACACCGAGCCTCTCCATTTCGTTCTTACCTGTACAATTATGCGAGTGACGAGACTGCGCCGTTCTTCCAACCAGGTCCAATCGATGATGAGAATAAATGGGAAGACGCTCTGCGGAAGCGTCCTGGGCCCGCGTACGTCCCAGTTCTCGTAAGGGGCTTTTGGGAACTTGGGAAACGTGCCCAGCGACAACGAGACTTTTTGACCATGATACAAACAAGGCTACATGAAATCAACAATGCCCTTACCGAACTACTATCCCGTCATGACCTTACGATTTCAGTCAGGATCGCTGCATGTAGGAGGAAACATCAAGTGTTGAGCCAAAGATGTCTCGCGTTGGCCTCAAAAACACAGTTGCTTAGGAATCGTGGATATGCCATGGATGAAGCGGAAGAAGAGCTGTCAAAGAAACTGCTCCAGCTTGAACGCTCTATGTTTGATCCAACTCTAAATGGGAGATCAGAAGAAATTTGGGCGAGGATGCTtgcaatcagagaaaatacaAAACGTCTACAAATGGAGATTGAACGAACAGGCAAGGGAGCGGCACAACAAGAAGATGACACTTTGAGCGATGCGCAGCTGAAGGCGGCCAAAAAG ATTTTGGATGATTATGCGTCACAAATACAACACCTAAATAAAGAACTTGCCGCGATTCAGAAAGATTACGAGGACCTGGAGAAATCTAGCATATCTTAA